One Bacillota bacterium genomic window, TTGACCACCGAAAGCGCCAACATGAGACCGCATCCGACGGGTATCAGCAGCATTCCCGTGCTCAGGGAGAACGCATCAGACACCAAGCCGATGAGCCAGGGGAAGACGGCCCCTCCGGCCGCCCCCGCCGCCACGAGCATGCCGGTCACGCTCCCCGTCGAGCCCGGGAAGAGCGACGTTCCTTGGGCCATGATCGTCGGGAATATGCCCGAGAAGAAAAACCCAAGGGCAACGCATGATGCGAGCGCCGCGCCAACGCCCGGTCCCATCATCAGAGGCAATCCCGCCAGGACCGAGCCCGCGCAGCAACACGCGATGAACGACGAGTGGCCCAGCCTCTCGGAAACATACGCAGACACCAGCCTGCCGAGAGTCAGCGACGCCCAGAAAAGCGAGACCGCGCCCGTGGCCACCTCGCGCGTCGCCCTCAAGGCTGCCGTCAGGAACGAGAACACCCAAGCGCTCACTCCGCTCTCGACGCCCACGTAGACGCACACCAACCCGGCGAGAAGCATGAGCCGCCTATCAAAGGCCAATGAAGACAAACGCTCGCGGCTCGGCTTTTCCCCGGCCGGACGAGGGGCACCGAGACGAGGCGCGATGCGGCGAGCGCCGAACGCCAGGAGGAACACGAGGGAGCACGCGGCCATCGCCAGGTAAGCGTACCTCCACGTCACCGAGCCTGCAACGATGTACCCTGCCCATAGAGGCCCGACCAGCGCGCCGACCCCGAAGAACGTGTGGAGAAGGTTCAAGGCGAAAGCCCTTCTGTGAGCGTTGAGGTCCCCGACCAGAGGAGCCAATCCCGCGTCGAACCCTCCGAACCCGACACCCATGGCGAAGAATCCGAGGTCCAGAAGCCAAACGTTGCGAAAACATCCGATGAGAGTCAATCCACATATCAGAATGGCGGTCGTGGCGACCACGAATTTCCTTTTCCCGAAGGTGTCGGCGAGGACTCCGCCCACCAGGACCGACAGAATGAACCCTGCGAACTGGACGGTGAAAAGGCTACCGGCCCGGGATAGACTGAGCTGGTAATCAAGCCGTAGTGATGGTAGCAGCGGGCCTGTCATCGTGTTGGTCATCCCGAAGATCACAAAACCCGCAGCGCACAGAGCTCCCAATCCCCACCCCATCGTGCCCAAATCCTCTCACTCTCCTGCAACACCGAGACTGGGACGAGGTATTCAACGCGAGACAACGACATCCCTGCACACCACCGAGATGTTCGCCCGACTCCGATCGGTGCGAAGCCGGCCGCAATCGTTGTATGACTCGCCACAGACGTGGATGCCACCATAAGGGCCGCACCTGGAGGCGCTCCACGGTGTTGGACAGAGAGACAGCAGGTGGTCACGGGGGAAATGAGGGGAGTAAGCGCGACTTGCTCCAGGCGCTCGGATAGCCACGGGGACTCAAACCGACCGACCGATTGGCGAAGTGATCGTTGGAGTGGAGGCTTCAGGCACGGCGCCTTTCGCCTTTCCCCCGTCACCGCTTCCTGGTCCTCCCCCCTGCCCTTCGCCGCTCGAACCGCCGCCCCAGTGCAGGCAGCGCCCATCCGAGGAACACCGCTGTAAGGACTGTATTTGCCAAACGCCCATCCCAGCGCGTCTGCACGGTGACTTCCGGCACGATGGTAACGCCTTCAAAGCTCGCCCCTGCGACGAATCTGAGCGGAGCGGACATGGCTCCGACGACCGCGCCCCTGCTCCTTACTAGTTCCAGTACTTCCTCGTAGGCGCGTTTCGCCGCGGGGGCGCTGCCGTACGACAGGTGCATTCCGTCATTGCGGCCGAAGTGCAGCCGCGGCGCGATGGCTGAGGCCCAGGACGGGTCGGCCATGAGCCACCGACTCCCGTCGTGGAGTTCGACCCACGCGTGTGCCCCTGCAGGATGGCCCCACTTCCGTGTCACGGCAAGGAGCGGGACCGGCGGAACGCCGGCAAACGCCAACCCCGACACCACTCGAGCCGGGATGCCTGAGGCCCGGCACAGAGCTACGGTCAGGCCGGCGAAATCCTCGCACACCCCGACACCCGTCTTGTAGGCCGTGACGGCGGAGGATGTCACACCCGTCCGAGTGCCCTTTGGCCACCGGAGATAGCCCGCCACGAAGCGGTAGATGCGGTACGCCTTCCGTCTTGCGCTGGCCTCGCCGCCCGCAAGCGCAGCAGCTTTCTCCCGAATGGAGGGATGGTCTGACTCTATTCCCTCCGCAGGAGCCAGGTCTGACGCTTCAGACGCGCCGGCCCACTCCGCCATTCCTTGCCTGACCGTGACCGCGTACTCGACGAGAGCTTCCGCCTCGCCGCTCGTAGCGGCCCCGCCCTCACCCTCAAAGAACAGGACGGGAAGCCCGCGCACATGCCGTTTCTCCCACACGCCTTGCCAGATGACACGCTGAAGCGTCACGGATTGGTATGGGCCGCTCTCCGGCACGAAAACGTGCAAGCGGACAGAGGACCCCTGGACACCTCCGGAAAAGCGATATCGTTCAGCTATCCGGTAGCTCACCCGTGCAGGCGCCCAGAAGAAGACGACCAGGCAGGCCACGATGAAGACCGTGCCGTAACCGATCCGCCACACGGCGACCCGTCGCGTATACGCGGCGCGTTGAGCCCTCGTCTCAGGTCTAGGTCTCGGGCTTTCCATGTAAAGCACCACCGCGGTAGCGCACGATAGGCCGAGGACAGCCCCATCGGCAGTCGCCTCGGCTCCCCAGCTCCCCGCCCTTGTCGCCTCTCAGCGCAACTTCTCAGACGGCTCTAGAAACCTTCGCGGCCTCTCCTCTTTCAGCCCTTCGCAAGTACACGTACCAGTATGCCGCGCCCACGAATACCCCAGCCCCCGCCATGTTGCCCAGGGTCACCGGGATGAGGTTGTTCACGATAAACGTTCCCCACGTGGCTTGAAGGACTGGGACGTGCCCGGCCGCTCCAGCGGATGTCCCGACGAAGGCGAGGTACGCCGGATCGCTCCCGGCGAACAGGCCGAGCGGAATCAGGAACATGTTCGCCACAGAGTGCTCGAAACCGATGACCGCGAAAGCCATTATCGGCCACCAAATGACCAGGATCCTCCCTGCGATGTCCTCTGCGCTGAAAGCCATCCACACGGCGAGCCCCACCAGCCAGTTGCATCCAGCAGCCCGAAGGAAGGCCTGCCACCATGAGAGGGCGGTTTTGGGGTTCGCGGTCCGGACCGCGAACGCCGCCCAAGG contains:
- a CDS encoding transglutaminase-like domain-containing protein, producing the protein MESPRPRPETRAQRAAYTRRVAVWRIGYGTVFIVACLVVFFWAPARVSYRIAERYRFSGGVQGSSVRLHVFVPESGPYQSVTLQRVIWQGVWEKRHVRGLPVLFFEGEGGAATSGEAEALVEYAVTVRQGMAEWAGASEASDLAPAEGIESDHPSIREKAAALAGGEASARRKAYRIYRFVAGYLRWPKGTRTGVTSSAVTAYKTGVGVCEDFAGLTVALCRASGIPARVVSGLAFAGVPPVPLLAVTRKWGHPAGAHAWVELHDGSRWLMADPSWASAIAPRLHFGRNDGMHLSYGSAPAAKRAYEEVLELVRSRGAVVGAMSAPLRFVAGASFEGVTIVPEVTVQTRWDGRLANTVLTAVFLGWALPALGRRFERRRAGGRTRKR
- a CDS encoding formate/nitrite transporter family protein, producing MALKSPDEVAAGMAQLGFRKAALPAGKTLLLGFLAGAYVALGGLLAVRAAGALPKEAWGGLARLVFGGVFPVGLMIVIVAGAELVTGNFMTQSLAYLDGKVGLFEGVVRNWVLVYLGNFAGSVFVAFVLAYLSGIVMEPVRTGDLVTQMPWAAFAVRTANPKTALSWWQAFLRAAGCNWLVGLAVWMAFSAEDIAGRILVIWWPIMAFAVIGFEHSVANMFLIPLGLFAGSDPAYLAFVGTSAGAAGHVPVLQATWGTFIVNNLIPVTLGNMAGAGVFVGAAYWYVYLRRAERGEAAKVSRAV
- a CDS encoding MFS transporter; translation: MGWGLGALCAAGFVIFGMTNTMTGPLLPSLRLDYQLSLSRAGSLFTVQFAGFILSVLVGGVLADTFGKRKFVVATTAILICGLTLIGCFRNVWLLDLGFFAMGVGFGGFDAGLAPLVGDLNAHRRAFALNLLHTFFGVGALVGPLWAGYIVAGSVTWRYAYLAMAACSLVFLLAFGARRIAPRLGAPRPAGEKPSRERLSSLAFDRRLMLLAGLVCVYVGVESGVSAWVFSFLTAALRATREVATGAVSLFWASLTLGRLVSAYVSERLGHSSFIACCCAGSVLAGLPLMMGPGVGAALASCVALGFFFSGIFPTIMAQGTSLFPGSTGSVTGMLVAAGAAGGAVFPWLIGLVSDAFSLSTGMLLIPVGCGLMLALSVVNALSTSARAARRTEVCSRDRESSTPIT